Within Streptomyces roseirectus, the genomic segment GAGTCCCGCGCCGAGCTCGAACGACGTCTCCTGGATGGCGGCGGCCTCCCCCGACCGCTCGGGCCGGGCGGCGCTCATGATGGAGTCGGCGCCCAGGGTCATCACGATCCCGGCGCCGTACCCCGCGCACAGCAGCGGCAGCAGGAGCATCCCGTAGCGCGCGGTGTCCCCCACGGCGGCGATCGCGGCGCAGGCGGCGGCGAAGAGGAGCAGGGCGCCGGTGAGCGACCAGCGGTTGCCGAAGCGGGCCGACACGCGGGGTGCGGTGACCGCGCCGGCCGCGTTGGCTGCGGCCGGCGGCATCAGGGAGAGCCCGGCGCTCAATGGCGCGTAGCCGCCGACCTGCTGGAGCCACTGGGTGAGGAAGAACAGGAGCGCGACGTAGCTGCCGAAGCATCCGATGACACACAAGCCGGGGCGCGTGAACCCGGGGAACGGGTCTGCCCGGAGTCCTTCGCCGGCTGCCTTGCCCTGCGGCGGAGAAAGAGCCGCCCTCTGTGGGGAGAGGGCTTCGTGCGCCTGGGTGTGCGCTCTGTCCGCGCCGGTTCGGTGTGTGTCAGCGTGGCGGTGATCTGGAGGAAGAGGCGGTCGGCCGAAAGGGCATCAGATCATGACGACGCGGCTCCATGACCTGTCCGGCGACGCGGTCGGTGACTTCGTCAGAGAGCGGTGGGGCGGGCTGCTGGAGGAGATCGGGGCCGGGGCTGGTGAGCGGTATGCGGCGGGGGAGGCGTTTCCCAGGGGGTTTTTGGCGCGGGCCGCGCGGGAGGGGCTGCATCGGCTTTCGATGCCGAAGGATGTCGGTGGTGAGGGGATGGGGTCGAACGTGTGGGGCCGGGTGTTGGAGGAGGTGACCCGGCAGTGTGACGAGGCGGCGTTTCCCCTGGTGGTGAGCATGTCGACGAGTATCGCGTTCACCTTGTACCAGTCCGGGGACGCCGCCTTGGCGGAGAACTACGTGAGGCCGCTGGTGGCCGGCGAGCTGACGGCGACCCTGGGCTTCACCGAGGACGCCGACTTCTGGTCCTGGGAGACGGAGCTGACCCGCGACGGGGAGGGCGGGGTGCTGTCAGGGAGGAAGTCGTACGTGACGGGAGGGCTCTTGTCCGACGTCTTCCTGGTGTACGCCGGCTCCGGCGAGGGACGGCTCGCCGCCTGCCTGGTACGTCACGACGACCCGGGGGTGACGCTGACCCCCGCGAACGGCATCGGCTTCCAGTCCGCCGGCATGGCCGTCCTGACCATGGACGGGGTCCGGCTCGCCCCGGAACGGATCCTGACCTGGACCGACGGCCTGGACCACTCCCAGCTGTACCTGAACGAGCGCCGGAGCATGCAGGCGGCGTGGACCGTCGGCAGGATGCGCGCCCTCGTCGACCGCTGCGCGGCCCGCCTGCGCACCGCGACCCGGCAGGGCCGGCCGGTGCTGGACTACCCGAACGTGGCGGCGGGGCTCGGACGGATGCACATCGTCACGGACGCGGCCCGGACCATGACGCACGACGTCCTCGACCGGCAGGCACGCGGCGAGACGGACCTGACCTACGACGCGAAGATCTCGGCGGCCAAGCACTTCTCCGCCGAGCAGTCGATGCTCATCGCCCACGAGGCCCTGCGCGTGCTGGGCGGCCACGCCTTCTACGGCGACGAGTTCTACGGACGGTACCTGCGGGAC encodes:
- a CDS encoding acyl-CoA dehydrogenase family protein, whose amino-acid sequence is MTTRLHDLSGDAVGDFVRERWGGLLEEIGAGAGERYAAGEAFPRGFLARAAREGLHRLSMPKDVGGEGMGSNVWGRVLEEVTRQCDEAAFPLVVSMSTSIAFTLYQSGDAALAENYVRPLVAGELTATLGFTEDADFWSWETELTRDGEGGVLSGRKSYVTGGLLSDVFLVYAGSGEGRLAACLVRHDDPGVTLTPANGIGFQSAGMAVLTMDGVRLAPERILTWTDGLDHSQLYLNERRSMQAAWTVGRMRALVDRCAARLRTATRQGRPVLDYPNVAAGLGRMHIVTDAARTMTHDVLDRQARGETDLTYDAKISAAKHFSAEQSMLIAHEALRVLGGHAFYGDEFYGRYLRDCTGLIPAGGTQHSLEITIGNMVAKHLI